DNA sequence from the Leptospira limi genome:
TTAGATGGTGATGTTCTACTCGTTGGTTCCGATGGAAGAGATGATATCGGATTAATGAATGGTTCAGAGAACCGCTATATCAATGAAGATGAAACATTGATACTACGATTTGTAGAAAGAACGGAAGGAAAACTCCTACCACTTGTGAAAGAAATTGAAAATAACGGAGAAATTACGGATGATGTATCTTTTTTAAGGATATGTTACCAATCAGAAATGCCAAAACTTTCGATATCCGAAGAAATTCGTACAAAATTCCTAACAATTCAATCTGATGCCAAAAAAGGAAATCATGAAAAAGCACTCTCGGAATTGATTCCCCTTCTCACTCAATTTTCCCATCCGAACTTTCATTCATTGGCTGGGAAAATCTATTTTCACGAGAAGAAGTGGATAGAAGCATTAAACCATCTCAAACTTGCATTCCATGAAAACCAGTCGAAAGAAAATCTATTGTATATGATCGCTAAATCTGAATTCCAAATGGGTAAGATCGATGATGCAATCATCTGGTGTGAACGATTATTTTTAAGGAATAAAACTCACAAACAAAATACAAAATTATTTTTTCGATTATTAGACCACACAGAAAACTTTGATAAAAAAAGTTTTTATTTAGAATTTCTTAGCCACGAAGGAAATATTGTATAACCAATGTTCCAAGTATAATCCTATACACTCCAAAAGAAATAAAACTCCTTCTGCGTATAAAGGCCATAAAAAGGCGGATGATAAAGTAACAAATAACAAAGGAGATAATACTTCCAAATAGTAAAAGACCAATGGTTTCTGAATTTAAAATATGACGGTGTTTGTATAATTTATACAAACCTGCCAAACTTAAAACTGGAATGGCAAGAAAAAAGGAAAACTCGGCGCTATCTTTCTTTGATACACCCAACGTTCTTGCTGATATGATAGTCGCTGCAGACCTAGATACACCTGGAATCAATGCAAAACATTGTAAAAAACCAACAATGATTGATTCTTTGAGTCCAATTACCTTACCATGGCTTTCGTCTAAATGTCTCTTTTCAACAATGACCATGAGTATTCCACCGACGAACCATGATACGCCGAGAATTAAGAGTAAATCAGGTCTCATTTTAATTTGATCGAGTTGGGATTTAAAAACAAATCCTAATACGAGTATTGGTAAAATACCGATCATTAAATTTAAATAAAATTGGTAACCAGTTCTGTCATTGGTTTGTTTGAATCCATACTGAACCGCCATTTTCAAGTGGCTCCAAAGTGTTTTATAATACAAAACAACAACGGATAAAATGGCACCAGTTTGTATGAATATATCATACAAATCCTCAAACGCTTCGTGAGGAACAGAAAGGTTCTGGAAAGGGAAAAAATAACTAAATAAAAACAAATGGCCAGTGGAAGACACTGGCAAAAATTCCGTGGCAGCTTCTATGATGCCACGTAAAAACGCATTTATAGTATTATCCATTTAAACTTAGTTATTTGGAGTTTGTGTTGGAGCTGGTTGTTCTTCTACTTTTTTCTTTGGAGCAAGATATGCATCCAAATCAAACTTCTCATTTCGTTTGATGCTAACTTCCTCTTTAATTCTTTCTACTACTAAAGGAAGGTATTCTCTCGTTTGCATTTGTTTTAACTGTGCTTTTGCGAATGTTTTGCATTTGTCGATCGTTAAATTAAAATTACGATCCAACTTTCTCATTCTTTCACATTCCGCTAATGCTTGTTCTTCTGTGATTTGAATTTTTTTCTCAACTTGTTCAGAAACATACATTTGCGCAATTGTTTGCATCTCAACTTGTTTGATTACTTCTGCAACATCAGGCCGTGAAATAAAACCATTCTTTTCTGCAACCAAACGAGTCATAATCATCTGTCTGTATGTTTGGTAGAAATTTTTCTTCTGGAGTTGGTAATTGAGGTCTTGGAAATTTGGTGGGACTTCGCTAATGTCTTTTTCAATGAATTCTAAAAGAGTTTTCTTTTCGATATTCTGTAAACGGCTAATTGAATCTAGGGCAGTATCGTATGCTGCTTCGAAGTCTTTTACTGTAATCTTGTGGTTGTCTAAGGTTTCAATGACTGGTGAAGAGTCAGAACACTGTACTAGGGCGAAAGATGCCAAAAACACAAACAAAGGAAGGATTTTTTTCATATTATTTTATTGCCAAAATAGATTTGAGATGATGGTTTCTCCAATTCCCTCAATGTCTATCTTTTTTTGCCAACCAAAACTTGATTCCTATGCTTAAAAATTAAGCGGCTAAAAATTCCAAAATGCCCAAAAGTTTTTTGATTTTTTTCAAATCATCTTTTTCGATATTCGTATAACGAAGAACAGATGGTTCAGATGGAGCAATGGTCAGCCCCTTAAATTGGCCCATAGCCTGGATCACTCTGTCCGGATTCCCCCTGAAGTAAGTTCCACATTTGAACAAAACCTCTTCTGGTTTTTCTGTCACAAATTCGAAACCTAAATTGGAAGATAATGTTCTGATTTTTTCCAATTCGACAAAGGTTTTTGCAATCTGAGGGAGTTCGCCAAATCGATCTTCCATCTCAAGAGCCAATTCTTCGATTTCATCTAAATTTGCAGACCCTTCAAATCGTTTATAAAATTCGATTTTCTGTTTTGTGTCAGGGATGTATTCATCAGGAAGATAAAAATTGGTTTTTAAATTCACAGCAGTTCGGACTTCGACTCGAACCTCTTCCCCTTTGATTCTAGAGATGGACTCTTCTAACATTTTTACATAAAGATCAAATCCAACTTCCATGATATCGCCAGACTGCTCTTTTCCCAGTAAATTCCCTGCTCCGCGGATTTCCAAATCTCGCATCGCTACCTTAAATCCAGAACCTAACTCTTGGTATTCGAAGATTGTATTCAGTCTTTTTTCGGCAAGTTCCGTCATCAGTTTCTTGGAAGGATAAAACATATATGCATATGCTTTTCGATCTGACCTTCCCACTCGACCTCGGATTTGGTACAATTGGGACAAACCAAACATATCAGCTCGTTTCACAATTAAGGTATTGACATTTGGCATGTCTATACCCGATTCAATGATCGTGGTCGTTACTAAAATATCATACTTTCGTTCATAAAAATCGACTAGAGTTTCTTCGATTTCATCTTCAGTCAATTGTCCATGCAAAATACCAACTGAAACTTCAGGGACTAAAGACCTTACATAAGATGCTTCCTCTTCAATTGACTCCACTCGGTTGTATAAATAAAAAACTTGTCCACCCCTCTCAATTTCCTTCCGAATCGCCTCTTGGATTAGGGTATCATCTTCTTCTAAAACATATGTTTCGACACTTTGTCTATTTTTAGGCGCAGTAGAAATGATTGAAAGTTCTCGAATTCCCGTGAGTGCCATATGTAAGGTTCTTGGAATTGGTGTTGCCGTTAATGTTAAAACATCAACAAGGTTTTTGAATTTTTTAATCGATTCCTTATGAGTGACACCAAATTTTTGCTCTTCATCAATGATGAGTAGTCCCAAATTTTTTGGTTTCACCTTAGAAGACAAAATTGCATGTGTTCCAATTAACATATCAATTTTACCTTCCGTAAAATTTTTTAAATCTTCACGTATCTCTGCAGGAGATCTAAATCTAGAAACAAAAGCGATTTTAATCGGATAGTTTTCATACCTCTGTTTGAATGTATTAAAATGTTGGAGTGAAAGAATGGTTGTTGGCGTGAGTAACATCACTTGTTTACCAGCCATGATTACTTTAAATGCAGCGCGAATTGCAACTTCTGTCTTCCCATACCCAACATCACCACATACCAAACGATCCATTGGTCGCGATGACTCTAAGTCTTGTTTAACGGCTTCAATTGCTGAAATTTGATCTGGTGTCTCTTCAAATTCAAATGCAGCCTCAAACTCTTCCTGCCAAATTGTATCAGGAGGAAATGCAAAACCATTTAACTTCATTCGATTCGAATAAAGTAACACGAGTTCTTCGGCAAGTTTATCTACGGACTCTTGAACCCGTTCCTTAGCTTTTTTCCAAGAATTTTTACCTAACGTATCGAGTTTAGGAGAATCTGTCCCTCCAATGTATTTTTGTACAAGGGAAATTTGATCCAATGGAACAAATAAACTATCACCACCAGCATATTCCAACTTAAGAAAATCTCTTTCCTTTCCATCGGCTTTTGTTCGTTCCATTTTAATGAAACGGCCCACTCCATGATTCACATGAACGATGTAATCCCCTTCTTTTAAATCAATGAAGGATTCGATCATTTGAGAGGATTGTTTTTTATAACGAGTTTTACGTTTGTATTGACGTCCAAACAAATCATTATCTGTAAAAACGTGGATACCATTTTCCACCAAATGAAACCCACGTTTTAAGTCAGATAAAATCAAATGGATCCCCGGTTTCGTATTACCAAAGGGAAATGGGGTTGGTTCTTCCGAATTTTCTCCAATGGTATTTACTTCTGTTTCAGAAAATAAACCCTTCAATCGCAACATTTGTGCGAGAAATGAAGACGTGATATAAATACTATGATTTGGATTTTCAGAAAGTAATTCTAAAAAATGTTCCTTAGCTTCTCTGATTTTACCTCGGAAACCTTTTACCTCTGTGATGGGTGCATAACCAAAATTATGTGTTAGATTTGGAAGAAGTGTGAATTGGATTCCTTTCGTTTCTTCAGAAGTTAAGGCGTCCCATTCGGTACCAAACGATAATAATTCTTCCGGAGGTAAACAAACGGATTCTTCTTTTTTTTTCTCAAATAAGGTATTGTATTCCCTCTCCATTCCATACGATCTTTCTTTTGTTTCCTGAAGCTTAGGGAAAATAAGAATGGGTGATTCTTTAAAAAATTCTAAAAAACCTTCTTGTTTTCTCACGAGTGGCAAATGTTCCTCGATGATTTCAATTTCGGAATCTACAGGAAGTCGTTTATCAGTATATTCTTTTAATAGAGTATGGTATTTTTCTAATTCACTTTTTGTAACAATCGTTTCGTTAGCAGCAGTAATTACGATTTCAGTAATTTTGGAAATTGATTTTTGAGTGTTTGGATCAAATGTTCTGATTTCATCTACAGTATCACCAAAAAAATCAATCCTTACTGGATTTGGCAAATACGGTGTGTAAATATCAAGAATTCCACCTTTTAAACTAAAATGACCAAATTGTTCACAAACTTCTTCCCGATGGTATCCAAGTTGTACAAGTTCAAACAATAAAGATTCCAATGGAAAATCAACCCCAAGTTTTAAGGTAATCGATTTTCCTTTTAAGCTTTCTTTGTTTGGAAGTTTACGAAGAAAAGAAGATACCGAAGTTACCACCAAACAACGATCACCTGTTAAAATTCGATTAATTGTTAGTATACGATCTCGTTTCCACTCGGCTTGCCATTTGGTATATTCGTAGGGAATATTCTCAGGGCCTGGAAAAAAATAAATAATA
Encoded proteins:
- the mfd gene encoding transcription-repair coupling factor, which codes for MTKEIQIRPYVPKEVFAEAKNTLVSLSGIPESAHSFVTSELFQNKYAKNTFVVILPTNQDAESFSRELLSFVPKDIIYFFPGPENIPYEYTKWQAEWKRDRILTINRILTGDRCLVVTSVSSFLRKLPNKESLKGKSITLKLGVDFPLESLLFELVQLGYHREEVCEQFGHFSLKGGILDIYTPYLPNPVRIDFFGDTVDEIRTFDPNTQKSISKITEIVITAANETIVTKSELEKYHTLLKEYTDKRLPVDSEIEIIEEHLPLVRKQEGFLEFFKESPILIFPKLQETKERSYGMEREYNTLFEKKKEESVCLPPEELLSFGTEWDALTSEETKGIQFTLLPNLTHNFGYAPITEVKGFRGKIREAKEHFLELLSENPNHSIYITSSFLAQMLRLKGLFSETEVNTIGENSEEPTPFPFGNTKPGIHLILSDLKRGFHLVENGIHVFTDNDLFGRQYKRKTRYKKQSSQMIESFIDLKEGDYIVHVNHGVGRFIKMERTKADGKERDFLKLEYAGGDSLFVPLDQISLVQKYIGGTDSPKLDTLGKNSWKKAKERVQESVDKLAEELVLLYSNRMKLNGFAFPPDTIWQEEFEAAFEFEETPDQISAIEAVKQDLESSRPMDRLVCGDVGYGKTEVAIRAAFKVIMAGKQVMLLTPTTILSLQHFNTFKQRYENYPIKIAFVSRFRSPAEIREDLKNFTEGKIDMLIGTHAILSSKVKPKNLGLLIIDEEQKFGVTHKESIKKFKNLVDVLTLTATPIPRTLHMALTGIRELSIISTAPKNRQSVETYVLEEDDTLIQEAIRKEIERGGQVFYLYNRVESIEEEASYVRSLVPEVSVGILHGQLTEDEIEETLVDFYERKYDILVTTTIIESGIDMPNVNTLIVKRADMFGLSQLYQIRGRVGRSDRKAYAYMFYPSKKLMTELAEKRLNTIFEYQELGSGFKVAMRDLEIRGAGNLLGKEQSGDIMEVGFDLYVKMLEESISRIKGEEVRVEVRTAVNLKTNFYLPDEYIPDTKQKIEFYKRFEGSANLDEIEELALEMEDRFGELPQIAKTFVELEKIRTLSSNLGFEFVTEKPEEVLFKCGTYFRGNPDRVIQAMGQFKGLTIAPSEPSVLRYTNIEKDDLKKIKKLLGILEFLAA
- a CDS encoding undecaprenyl-diphosphate phosphatase encodes the protein MDNTINAFLRGIIEAATEFLPVSSTGHLFLFSYFFPFQNLSVPHEAFEDLYDIFIQTGAILSVVVLYYKTLWSHLKMAVQYGFKQTNDRTGYQFYLNLMIGILPILVLGFVFKSQLDQIKMRPDLLLILGVSWFVGGILMVIVEKRHLDESHGKVIGLKESIIVGFLQCFALIPGVSRSAATIISARTLGVSKKDSAEFSFFLAIPVLSLAGLYKLYKHRHILNSETIGLLLFGSIISFVICYFIIRLFMAFIRRRSFISFGVYRIILGTLVIQYFLRG
- a CDS encoding lipoprotein LipL31 — translated: MKKILPLFVFLASFALVQCSDSSPVIETLDNHKITVKDFEAAYDTALDSISRLQNIEKKTLLEFIEKDISEVPPNFQDLNYQLQKKNFYQTYRQMIMTRLVAEKNGFISRPDVAEVIKQVEMQTIAQMYVSEQVEKKIQITEEQALAECERMRKLDRNFNLTIDKCKTFAKAQLKQMQTREYLPLVVERIKEEVSIKRNEKFDLDAYLAPKKKVEEQPAPTQTPNN